The genomic stretch AGTCGATGATCGACTACTGCAACACAGGGCAGTGTCTGCGGTCCCATATTTTGCGCTATTTTGGCGAAACGGGCTCCGACGGCGGCTGTAACGCCTGTGGCAACTGCGTTTACATCACAGAGCGACTGGACATCACCACGGAGGCGAAAAAAATTCTCTCCTGCGTCTATCGCATGGAGGAACGGTCGGGGCGGCGTTTCGGAAACACGATGCTCGTGGACGTGCTGCATGGTTCTCAGAAGGAAGCGATAAAATCTCTGGGGTTCGACACGATCTCGACCTGGGGGCTACTAAAAGAGTACGACAAAACCGCAATTCGGGAAATGGTGGATTTCCTCACCGCCGACGGTTATCTGCAGGTATCGGGCGGCGATCTCCAGTATCCCGTTCTCTCCTTCACCGACCGGACCCGGCCTTTTCTGCGGAGCAGGGAACCGCTCCTGATGCGCAGGCACGAGCCTCGACGGAGCCGCAGTGACGGGATCGACAGGCGCCGAAAAATGCGCGACCGGTACGACGCGCCCGCAGATGAAAAAGGAAAAGAGCTGTTCGAGGTTCTGCGGAGTCTCCGGAAGGAGCTGGCCGAGGCGCAGAGAGTGCCGCCTTTCGTGGTTTTTTCGGACACCACGCTTTACGCCATCTGCGAAAAACTGCCGTCAAACGAGGAAGAACTCCTCACCATTCCCGGAGTGGGGCGGCGAAAACTGGCGGCCTACGGCCGGCGCGTTCTGGAGACCCTTGAGGGCTGGCGGGCCGCCCAATCCTGAAAAAGAAAGGGAGCGATACGATGAAACGTTACGAATACGAATGTCCGCTGTCTCTGGCTTTGGAGATCATTGGAGGGAAATGGAAGGCCCTCGTGCTCTACCACCTGCGGAAGGGGTCGCGCCGAACGGGGGAGTTGAGGCGCTGTCTGCCGAACATCACGCAAAAAATGCTCACGCAGGTTCTCAGGGAACTGGAGCGCGACAATCTGGTGCGGCGGCAGGTGTTCGACACCGTGCCGCCGAAAGTGGAATACTCCCTCACCGATCTGGGAGAAACCGTAAAACCCGTTTTGAGCGCTATTTGTTCCTGGGGTTATGTTTACGCCGAGCACATGGCGCCCCAGGCGGAGATCGTCTTCAAGTCCGCCTGAAAATCGGGATCAGGAGCTTTTTGTCTTTATCGCTTCGACGAGCAGGGGCAGAAT from Synergistaceae bacterium encodes the following:
- a CDS encoding helix-turn-helix transcriptional regulator, translating into MKRYEYECPLSLALEIIGGKWKALVLYHLRKGSRRTGELRRCLPNITQKMLTQVLRELERDNLVRRQVFDTVPPKVEYSLTDLGETVKPVLSAICSWGYVYAEHMAPQAEIVFKSA